Proteins encoded by one window of Scatophagus argus isolate fScaArg1 chromosome 4, fScaArg1.pri, whole genome shotgun sequence:
- the msh3 gene encoding DNA mismatch repair protein Msh3 isoform X2, translating into MPKSLKKSCTTQTSISRYFGGRSGSSASDSPCQIKQNPPRHKFSRSKKLCSDDDFGLPTKRAKLSPQHQQVEDLDCEPTSCQSSKETRGAVGVCSSTLEKLKGFTCSAEASVGCSDADGGEMKTGGAGSKICDRGICVWPPGDITEQRGSKNRLKQSEEEEEEEVREEESSGLATTKQGFCLSQFAKSDGGERAAELTLPSDAGAPSRRSKSVFTPLEQQVIQLKQQHKDALLAVECGYKYRFFGEDAEIAAKELNIFCHLDHNFMTCSIPTHRLFVHVRRLVSHGHKVGVVKQTETSAIKASGTNRNALFTRQLSALYTKSTLVGEDVNPVCRLGDVEEGACADVVLDPPDSFLLCVSENWDKLKKQLTVGLVAVQPSTGDVLLDWFPDGPSRSEVEGRVLKINPVEILVPSDLSEQTHRLLHSITNASARADDRVRLEKRDSSQFEFASAMNTVTEFYCHTQEKGSRCLSSVASLERPVICCLGPLIQYLQEFNLERVLRSASSFRRLSCASEGVILSAATLRNLEILNNQTDGGVKGSLLWVLDHTRTPFGRRLMRKWVSQPLTDLQSISARQEAVQEILESHSLTLNSIRSLLSHLPDLERGICSIYHKKSSTQEFYLISSSLSRLGLELQALLPAIHSQISSTLLRGLLLDTPDLLAPAHSFLKVLNEKAAKSGNKTELFSDLSGFPVLRERKDQIQAVVSEILNHRKEIRLVLKAPALDYTTVSGQEFLIEVKNSLSSTVPPDWAKISSTKAVSRYHSPFLVERYRKLLQLREQLLLDCQREWTSFLDQFGENYHTMKRAISHLATMDCLFSLAEVAKQGDYCRPEVCESQRQIVIRDGRHPAIDLLMGEHNQYVPNLTELQGDGRRTMIITGPNMGGKSSYIRQVALICIMAQMGSYVPASEAHLGMLDGIYTRMGASDNIYKGRSTFMEELTEASEIISHATQRSLVILDELGRGTSTHDGIAIAYATLEYFIREVKALTLFVTHYPPLCELERVYPEHVSNYHMAFLLNEPDITTDTDDGEVQPEFITFLYQLTEGAAGRSYGLNVARLADIPDPILHTAARKARELESMVTNRRKYKKLLSDLWSISDRSSLMEWLQSSS; encoded by the exons ATGCCAAAGTCTCTCAAAAAGTCCTGCACCACTCAGACCTCCATTAGCAGGTACTTTGGAGGACGGAGCGGCAGCAGCGCCTCTGACAGTCCGTGTCAGATTAAACAAAATCCGCCTCGGCACAAGTTTTCAAGAAGCAAG AAACTTTGCTCGGATGATGATTTTGGATTGCCAACAAAACGAGCCAAGCTTTCTCCACAACACCAGCAGGTGGAGGATTTGGACTGTGAGCCTACTTCCTGTCAGAGTAGTAAAG AGACTCGAGGTGCAGTCGGCGTCTGCTCCTCCACCTTGGAGAAGCTGAAAGGCTTCACCTGCTCGGCTGAGGCCAGCGTCGGCTGCAGTGACGCTGATGGGGGAGAAATGAAGACAGGTGGTGCTGGCAGTAAAATCTGTGACAGAGGAATCTGTGTTTGGCCCCCTGGGGACATTACAGAGCAACGCGGCAGTAAAAACAGACTTAaacagtcagaggaggaggaagaggaggaggtcagagaagaagagagctcAGGGCTGGCTACTACAAAACAG GGGTTCTGCCTGTCTCAGTTTGCCAAGtcagatggaggagagagggcTGCAGAACTGACTCTGCCGTCAGACGCCGGCGCCCCCTCCAGACGCTCAAAGAGTGTGTTCACTCCCCTGGAGCAGCAGGTCATCcagctgaaacagcagcatAAGGATGCATTGCTGGCTGTGGAGTGTGGGTACAAGTACAGATTTTTTGGAGAGGATGCAGAG attGCTGCAAAAGAGCTGAATATCTTCTGTCATTTGGATCATAACTTCATGACGTGCAGCATCCCCACACACCGTTTGTTCGTTCACGTCAGACGGTTGGTGTCTCATGGACACAAG GTTGGTGTGGTTAAGCAGACAGAGACGTCTGCAATCAAGGCCTCGGGGACAAATAGGAACGCTTTGTTCACTCGTCAGCTCAGTGCTCTGTACACTAAGTCCACCCTGGTGGGAGAGG ATGTGAACCCGGTCTGCAGACTGGGGGATGTGGAGGAGGGAGCCTGTGCTGATGTGGTGTTGGACCCTCCTGACAGCTTCCTGCTTTGTGTCAGTGAGAACTGGGACAAACTGAAGAAGCAGCTCACTGTAGGACTGGTG gcGGTACAGCCCAGCACAGGAGACGTGTTACTGGACTGGTTCCCTGACGGCCCGTCTCGCTCTGAGGTGGAGGGTCGTGTCCTGAAGATCAATCCTGTGGAGATCCTGGTCCCTTCTGACCTCTCGGAACAAACCCACAGACTCCTGCACAGCATCACCAATGCCAG TGCTCGGGCTGATGACCGAGTGAGACTTGAGAAGAGGGACAGCTCTCAGTTCGAGTTCGCTTCTGCAATGAACACAGTCACCGAGTTCTACTGCCACACCCAGGAgaaag GCTCTCGCTGTTTGTCAAGCGTAGCATCCTTGGAGAGGCCGGTGATCTGCTGTCTGGGGCCGCTCATTCAGTACCTCCAAGAATTCAACTTGGAAAGAGTTCTTAGGAGTGCAAG CTCATTCCGTCGTCTGTCCTGTGCATCAGAGGGTGTGATCCTCAGTGCTGCAACCCTCAGGAACCTGGAAATCCTCAACAATCAG ACAGATGGTGGTGTGAAGGGCAGTCTGTTGTGGGTGTTGGACCACACTCGCACTCCGTTTGGGAGGAGACTGATGAGGAAGTGGGTGAGCCAGCCGCTCACAGACCTACA GTCTATCTCAGCGAGGCAGGAAGCGGTGCAGGAGATCCTGGAGTCGCACTCTCTCACTTTAAATTCCATCAGATCTCTGCTGTCGCATTTGCCCGACCTGGAGAGAGGCATCTGCAGCATATACCACAAAAAG tcttcCACTCAGGAGTTTTACCTCATCAGTAGCAGCCTGTCGCGCCTGGGACTGGAACTGCAGGCTTTGCTCCCAGCCATCCACTCACAGATCAGCTCAACGCTGCTCCGAGGCCTCCTGTTGGACACTCCTGACCTGCTGGCTCCAGCTCACAGCTTCCTCAAGGTGCTCAATGAAAAGGCAGCAAA GTCGGGAAATAAGACGGAGCTGTTCTCAGATCTGTCCGGCTTCCCTGTGCTGCGGGAAAGGAAGGACCAGATCCAGGCGGTCGTCAGTGAGATTCTCAACCACCGCAAAGAAATTCGACTGGTGCTGAAGGCCCCGGCACTCGACTACACCACCGTCTCTGGACAggag TTTCTGATTGAGGTGAAGAACTCACTGTCGTCCACTGTTCCACCTGACTGGGCCAAAATCAGCAG TACCAAGGCAGTCAGCAGGTATCACTCTCCTTTCCTGGTGGAGCGCTACAGGAAACTGCTGCAGCTTcgagagcagctgctgctggattGCCAGAGGGAGTGGACCAGTTTTCTAGa TCAGTTTGGGGAGAACTATCACACCATGAAAAGGGCTATTAGTCACCTAGCAACCATGGACTGTCTCTTTTCATTGGCTGAGGTGGCTAAACAAGGGGACTATTGCAG GCCAGAGGTGTGTGAGAGTCAGCGTCAGATTGTGATCAGAGACGGCAGACATCCTGCCATTGACTTACTGATGGGGGAACACAACCAATATGTGCCCAACCTTACAGAACTGCag gGTGATGGCAGGAGGACTATGATAATCACTGGTCCTAATATGGGGGGTAAAAGCTCCTACATTCGCCAGGTAGCCCTGATCTGTATCATGGCTCAGATGGGCTCCTACGTCCCAGCCTCCGAGGCCCATCTGGGCATGCTGGACGGCATTTACACCAG GATGGGTGCTTCAGACAACATCTACAAAGGGCGCAGTACATTTATGGAGGAGCTGACTGAAGCCTCAGAGATCATTTCCCACGCAACCCAACGCTCACTGGTCATCCTTGATGAACTGGGACGGGGCACTAGCACCCATGACGGGATCGCCATCGCTTATGCCACCTTGGAGTACTTTATCAGagaa GTGAAAGCCCTCACCCTGTTTGTGACTCATTACCCTCCTCTGTGTGAACTGGAACGGGTGTATCCTGAACATGTGTCTAACTACCATATGGCTTTCCTCCTCAATGAGCCAGACATCACCACTGACACAGATG ATGGAGAAGTTCAGCCAGAGTTCATCACCTTCCTCTACCAGTTAACTGAAGGAGCTGCCGGGCGGAGCTATGGCCTGAATGTCGCCCGATTGGCTGACATCCCAGATCCTATACTACACACGGCTGCACGCAAAGCCCGAGAGCTGGAGAGCATGGTCACCAACAGGAG GAAGTATAAGAAACTTCTCTCAGATCTTTGGAGCATCTCAGACAGATCATCCCTCATGGAGTGGCTGCAGTCAAGCTCTTGA
- the msh3 gene encoding DNA mismatch repair protein Msh3 isoform X1: protein MPKSLKKSCTTQTSISRYFGGRSGSSASDSPCQIKQNPPRHKFSRSKQKLCSDDDFGLPTKRAKLSPQHQQVEDLDCEPTSCQSSKETRGAVGVCSSTLEKLKGFTCSAEASVGCSDADGGEMKTGGAGSKICDRGICVWPPGDITEQRGSKNRLKQSEEEEEEEVREEESSGLATTKQGFCLSQFAKSDGGERAAELTLPSDAGAPSRRSKSVFTPLEQQVIQLKQQHKDALLAVECGYKYRFFGEDAEIAAKELNIFCHLDHNFMTCSIPTHRLFVHVRRLVSHGHKVGVVKQTETSAIKASGTNRNALFTRQLSALYTKSTLVGEDVNPVCRLGDVEEGACADVVLDPPDSFLLCVSENWDKLKKQLTVGLVAVQPSTGDVLLDWFPDGPSRSEVEGRVLKINPVEILVPSDLSEQTHRLLHSITNASARADDRVRLEKRDSSQFEFASAMNTVTEFYCHTQEKGSRCLSSVASLERPVICCLGPLIQYLQEFNLERVLRSASSFRRLSCASEGVILSAATLRNLEILNNQTDGGVKGSLLWVLDHTRTPFGRRLMRKWVSQPLTDLQSISARQEAVQEILESHSLTLNSIRSLLSHLPDLERGICSIYHKKSSTQEFYLISSSLSRLGLELQALLPAIHSQISSTLLRGLLLDTPDLLAPAHSFLKVLNEKAAKSGNKTELFSDLSGFPVLRERKDQIQAVVSEILNHRKEIRLVLKAPALDYTTVSGQEFLIEVKNSLSSTVPPDWAKISSTKAVSRYHSPFLVERYRKLLQLREQLLLDCQREWTSFLDQFGENYHTMKRAISHLATMDCLFSLAEVAKQGDYCRPEVCESQRQIVIRDGRHPAIDLLMGEHNQYVPNLTELQGDGRRTMIITGPNMGGKSSYIRQVALICIMAQMGSYVPASEAHLGMLDGIYTRMGASDNIYKGRSTFMEELTEASEIISHATQRSLVILDELGRGTSTHDGIAIAYATLEYFIREVKALTLFVTHYPPLCELERVYPEHVSNYHMAFLLNEPDITTDTDDGEVQPEFITFLYQLTEGAAGRSYGLNVARLADIPDPILHTAARKARELESMVTNRRKYKKLLSDLWSISDRSSLMEWLQSSS, encoded by the exons ATGCCAAAGTCTCTCAAAAAGTCCTGCACCACTCAGACCTCCATTAGCAGGTACTTTGGAGGACGGAGCGGCAGCAGCGCCTCTGACAGTCCGTGTCAGATTAAACAAAATCCGCCTCGGCACAAGTTTTCAAGAAGCAAG CAGAAACTTTGCTCGGATGATGATTTTGGATTGCCAACAAAACGAGCCAAGCTTTCTCCACAACACCAGCAGGTGGAGGATTTGGACTGTGAGCCTACTTCCTGTCAGAGTAGTAAAG AGACTCGAGGTGCAGTCGGCGTCTGCTCCTCCACCTTGGAGAAGCTGAAAGGCTTCACCTGCTCGGCTGAGGCCAGCGTCGGCTGCAGTGACGCTGATGGGGGAGAAATGAAGACAGGTGGTGCTGGCAGTAAAATCTGTGACAGAGGAATCTGTGTTTGGCCCCCTGGGGACATTACAGAGCAACGCGGCAGTAAAAACAGACTTAaacagtcagaggaggaggaagaggaggaggtcagagaagaagagagctcAGGGCTGGCTACTACAAAACAG GGGTTCTGCCTGTCTCAGTTTGCCAAGtcagatggaggagagagggcTGCAGAACTGACTCTGCCGTCAGACGCCGGCGCCCCCTCCAGACGCTCAAAGAGTGTGTTCACTCCCCTGGAGCAGCAGGTCATCcagctgaaacagcagcatAAGGATGCATTGCTGGCTGTGGAGTGTGGGTACAAGTACAGATTTTTTGGAGAGGATGCAGAG attGCTGCAAAAGAGCTGAATATCTTCTGTCATTTGGATCATAACTTCATGACGTGCAGCATCCCCACACACCGTTTGTTCGTTCACGTCAGACGGTTGGTGTCTCATGGACACAAG GTTGGTGTGGTTAAGCAGACAGAGACGTCTGCAATCAAGGCCTCGGGGACAAATAGGAACGCTTTGTTCACTCGTCAGCTCAGTGCTCTGTACACTAAGTCCACCCTGGTGGGAGAGG ATGTGAACCCGGTCTGCAGACTGGGGGATGTGGAGGAGGGAGCCTGTGCTGATGTGGTGTTGGACCCTCCTGACAGCTTCCTGCTTTGTGTCAGTGAGAACTGGGACAAACTGAAGAAGCAGCTCACTGTAGGACTGGTG gcGGTACAGCCCAGCACAGGAGACGTGTTACTGGACTGGTTCCCTGACGGCCCGTCTCGCTCTGAGGTGGAGGGTCGTGTCCTGAAGATCAATCCTGTGGAGATCCTGGTCCCTTCTGACCTCTCGGAACAAACCCACAGACTCCTGCACAGCATCACCAATGCCAG TGCTCGGGCTGATGACCGAGTGAGACTTGAGAAGAGGGACAGCTCTCAGTTCGAGTTCGCTTCTGCAATGAACACAGTCACCGAGTTCTACTGCCACACCCAGGAgaaag GCTCTCGCTGTTTGTCAAGCGTAGCATCCTTGGAGAGGCCGGTGATCTGCTGTCTGGGGCCGCTCATTCAGTACCTCCAAGAATTCAACTTGGAAAGAGTTCTTAGGAGTGCAAG CTCATTCCGTCGTCTGTCCTGTGCATCAGAGGGTGTGATCCTCAGTGCTGCAACCCTCAGGAACCTGGAAATCCTCAACAATCAG ACAGATGGTGGTGTGAAGGGCAGTCTGTTGTGGGTGTTGGACCACACTCGCACTCCGTTTGGGAGGAGACTGATGAGGAAGTGGGTGAGCCAGCCGCTCACAGACCTACA GTCTATCTCAGCGAGGCAGGAAGCGGTGCAGGAGATCCTGGAGTCGCACTCTCTCACTTTAAATTCCATCAGATCTCTGCTGTCGCATTTGCCCGACCTGGAGAGAGGCATCTGCAGCATATACCACAAAAAG tcttcCACTCAGGAGTTTTACCTCATCAGTAGCAGCCTGTCGCGCCTGGGACTGGAACTGCAGGCTTTGCTCCCAGCCATCCACTCACAGATCAGCTCAACGCTGCTCCGAGGCCTCCTGTTGGACACTCCTGACCTGCTGGCTCCAGCTCACAGCTTCCTCAAGGTGCTCAATGAAAAGGCAGCAAA GTCGGGAAATAAGACGGAGCTGTTCTCAGATCTGTCCGGCTTCCCTGTGCTGCGGGAAAGGAAGGACCAGATCCAGGCGGTCGTCAGTGAGATTCTCAACCACCGCAAAGAAATTCGACTGGTGCTGAAGGCCCCGGCACTCGACTACACCACCGTCTCTGGACAggag TTTCTGATTGAGGTGAAGAACTCACTGTCGTCCACTGTTCCACCTGACTGGGCCAAAATCAGCAG TACCAAGGCAGTCAGCAGGTATCACTCTCCTTTCCTGGTGGAGCGCTACAGGAAACTGCTGCAGCTTcgagagcagctgctgctggattGCCAGAGGGAGTGGACCAGTTTTCTAGa TCAGTTTGGGGAGAACTATCACACCATGAAAAGGGCTATTAGTCACCTAGCAACCATGGACTGTCTCTTTTCATTGGCTGAGGTGGCTAAACAAGGGGACTATTGCAG GCCAGAGGTGTGTGAGAGTCAGCGTCAGATTGTGATCAGAGACGGCAGACATCCTGCCATTGACTTACTGATGGGGGAACACAACCAATATGTGCCCAACCTTACAGAACTGCag gGTGATGGCAGGAGGACTATGATAATCACTGGTCCTAATATGGGGGGTAAAAGCTCCTACATTCGCCAGGTAGCCCTGATCTGTATCATGGCTCAGATGGGCTCCTACGTCCCAGCCTCCGAGGCCCATCTGGGCATGCTGGACGGCATTTACACCAG GATGGGTGCTTCAGACAACATCTACAAAGGGCGCAGTACATTTATGGAGGAGCTGACTGAAGCCTCAGAGATCATTTCCCACGCAACCCAACGCTCACTGGTCATCCTTGATGAACTGGGACGGGGCACTAGCACCCATGACGGGATCGCCATCGCTTATGCCACCTTGGAGTACTTTATCAGagaa GTGAAAGCCCTCACCCTGTTTGTGACTCATTACCCTCCTCTGTGTGAACTGGAACGGGTGTATCCTGAACATGTGTCTAACTACCATATGGCTTTCCTCCTCAATGAGCCAGACATCACCACTGACACAGATG ATGGAGAAGTTCAGCCAGAGTTCATCACCTTCCTCTACCAGTTAACTGAAGGAGCTGCCGGGCGGAGCTATGGCCTGAATGTCGCCCGATTGGCTGACATCCCAGATCCTATACTACACACGGCTGCACGCAAAGCCCGAGAGCTGGAGAGCATGGTCACCAACAGGAG GAAGTATAAGAAACTTCTCTCAGATCTTTGGAGCATCTCAGACAGATCATCCCTCATGGAGTGGCTGCAGTCAAGCTCTTGA
- the msh3 gene encoding DNA mismatch repair protein Msh3 isoform X3, which produces MKTGGAGSKICDRGICVWPPGDITEQRGSKNRLKQSEEEEEEEVREEESSGLATTKQGFCLSQFAKSDGGERAAELTLPSDAGAPSRRSKSVFTPLEQQVIQLKQQHKDALLAVECGYKYRFFGEDAEIAAKELNIFCHLDHNFMTCSIPTHRLFVHVRRLVSHGHKVGVVKQTETSAIKASGTNRNALFTRQLSALYTKSTLVGEDVNPVCRLGDVEEGACADVVLDPPDSFLLCVSENWDKLKKQLTVGLVAVQPSTGDVLLDWFPDGPSRSEVEGRVLKINPVEILVPSDLSEQTHRLLHSITNASARADDRVRLEKRDSSQFEFASAMNTVTEFYCHTQEKGSRCLSSVASLERPVICCLGPLIQYLQEFNLERVLRSASSFRRLSCASEGVILSAATLRNLEILNNQTDGGVKGSLLWVLDHTRTPFGRRLMRKWVSQPLTDLQSISARQEAVQEILESHSLTLNSIRSLLSHLPDLERGICSIYHKKSSTQEFYLISSSLSRLGLELQALLPAIHSQISSTLLRGLLLDTPDLLAPAHSFLKVLNEKAAKSGNKTELFSDLSGFPVLRERKDQIQAVVSEILNHRKEIRLVLKAPALDYTTVSGQEFLIEVKNSLSSTVPPDWAKISSTKAVSRYHSPFLVERYRKLLQLREQLLLDCQREWTSFLDQFGENYHTMKRAISHLATMDCLFSLAEVAKQGDYCRPEVCESQRQIVIRDGRHPAIDLLMGEHNQYVPNLTELQGDGRRTMIITGPNMGGKSSYIRQVALICIMAQMGSYVPASEAHLGMLDGIYTRMGASDNIYKGRSTFMEELTEASEIISHATQRSLVILDELGRGTSTHDGIAIAYATLEYFIREVKALTLFVTHYPPLCELERVYPEHVSNYHMAFLLNEPDITTDTDDGEVQPEFITFLYQLTEGAAGRSYGLNVARLADIPDPILHTAARKARELESMVTNRRKYKKLLSDLWSISDRSSLMEWLQSSS; this is translated from the exons ATGAAGACAGGTGGTGCTGGCAGTAAAATCTGTGACAGAGGAATCTGTGTTTGGCCCCCTGGGGACATTACAGAGCAACGCGGCAGTAAAAACAGACTTAaacagtcagaggaggaggaagaggaggaggtcagagaagaagagagctcAGGGCTGGCTACTACAAAACAG GGGTTCTGCCTGTCTCAGTTTGCCAAGtcagatggaggagagagggcTGCAGAACTGACTCTGCCGTCAGACGCCGGCGCCCCCTCCAGACGCTCAAAGAGTGTGTTCACTCCCCTGGAGCAGCAGGTCATCcagctgaaacagcagcatAAGGATGCATTGCTGGCTGTGGAGTGTGGGTACAAGTACAGATTTTTTGGAGAGGATGCAGAG attGCTGCAAAAGAGCTGAATATCTTCTGTCATTTGGATCATAACTTCATGACGTGCAGCATCCCCACACACCGTTTGTTCGTTCACGTCAGACGGTTGGTGTCTCATGGACACAAG GTTGGTGTGGTTAAGCAGACAGAGACGTCTGCAATCAAGGCCTCGGGGACAAATAGGAACGCTTTGTTCACTCGTCAGCTCAGTGCTCTGTACACTAAGTCCACCCTGGTGGGAGAGG ATGTGAACCCGGTCTGCAGACTGGGGGATGTGGAGGAGGGAGCCTGTGCTGATGTGGTGTTGGACCCTCCTGACAGCTTCCTGCTTTGTGTCAGTGAGAACTGGGACAAACTGAAGAAGCAGCTCACTGTAGGACTGGTG gcGGTACAGCCCAGCACAGGAGACGTGTTACTGGACTGGTTCCCTGACGGCCCGTCTCGCTCTGAGGTGGAGGGTCGTGTCCTGAAGATCAATCCTGTGGAGATCCTGGTCCCTTCTGACCTCTCGGAACAAACCCACAGACTCCTGCACAGCATCACCAATGCCAG TGCTCGGGCTGATGACCGAGTGAGACTTGAGAAGAGGGACAGCTCTCAGTTCGAGTTCGCTTCTGCAATGAACACAGTCACCGAGTTCTACTGCCACACCCAGGAgaaag GCTCTCGCTGTTTGTCAAGCGTAGCATCCTTGGAGAGGCCGGTGATCTGCTGTCTGGGGCCGCTCATTCAGTACCTCCAAGAATTCAACTTGGAAAGAGTTCTTAGGAGTGCAAG CTCATTCCGTCGTCTGTCCTGTGCATCAGAGGGTGTGATCCTCAGTGCTGCAACCCTCAGGAACCTGGAAATCCTCAACAATCAG ACAGATGGTGGTGTGAAGGGCAGTCTGTTGTGGGTGTTGGACCACACTCGCACTCCGTTTGGGAGGAGACTGATGAGGAAGTGGGTGAGCCAGCCGCTCACAGACCTACA GTCTATCTCAGCGAGGCAGGAAGCGGTGCAGGAGATCCTGGAGTCGCACTCTCTCACTTTAAATTCCATCAGATCTCTGCTGTCGCATTTGCCCGACCTGGAGAGAGGCATCTGCAGCATATACCACAAAAAG tcttcCACTCAGGAGTTTTACCTCATCAGTAGCAGCCTGTCGCGCCTGGGACTGGAACTGCAGGCTTTGCTCCCAGCCATCCACTCACAGATCAGCTCAACGCTGCTCCGAGGCCTCCTGTTGGACACTCCTGACCTGCTGGCTCCAGCTCACAGCTTCCTCAAGGTGCTCAATGAAAAGGCAGCAAA GTCGGGAAATAAGACGGAGCTGTTCTCAGATCTGTCCGGCTTCCCTGTGCTGCGGGAAAGGAAGGACCAGATCCAGGCGGTCGTCAGTGAGATTCTCAACCACCGCAAAGAAATTCGACTGGTGCTGAAGGCCCCGGCACTCGACTACACCACCGTCTCTGGACAggag TTTCTGATTGAGGTGAAGAACTCACTGTCGTCCACTGTTCCACCTGACTGGGCCAAAATCAGCAG TACCAAGGCAGTCAGCAGGTATCACTCTCCTTTCCTGGTGGAGCGCTACAGGAAACTGCTGCAGCTTcgagagcagctgctgctggattGCCAGAGGGAGTGGACCAGTTTTCTAGa TCAGTTTGGGGAGAACTATCACACCATGAAAAGGGCTATTAGTCACCTAGCAACCATGGACTGTCTCTTTTCATTGGCTGAGGTGGCTAAACAAGGGGACTATTGCAG GCCAGAGGTGTGTGAGAGTCAGCGTCAGATTGTGATCAGAGACGGCAGACATCCTGCCATTGACTTACTGATGGGGGAACACAACCAATATGTGCCCAACCTTACAGAACTGCag gGTGATGGCAGGAGGACTATGATAATCACTGGTCCTAATATGGGGGGTAAAAGCTCCTACATTCGCCAGGTAGCCCTGATCTGTATCATGGCTCAGATGGGCTCCTACGTCCCAGCCTCCGAGGCCCATCTGGGCATGCTGGACGGCATTTACACCAG GATGGGTGCTTCAGACAACATCTACAAAGGGCGCAGTACATTTATGGAGGAGCTGACTGAAGCCTCAGAGATCATTTCCCACGCAACCCAACGCTCACTGGTCATCCTTGATGAACTGGGACGGGGCACTAGCACCCATGACGGGATCGCCATCGCTTATGCCACCTTGGAGTACTTTATCAGagaa GTGAAAGCCCTCACCCTGTTTGTGACTCATTACCCTCCTCTGTGTGAACTGGAACGGGTGTATCCTGAACATGTGTCTAACTACCATATGGCTTTCCTCCTCAATGAGCCAGACATCACCACTGACACAGATG ATGGAGAAGTTCAGCCAGAGTTCATCACCTTCCTCTACCAGTTAACTGAAGGAGCTGCCGGGCGGAGCTATGGCCTGAATGTCGCCCGATTGGCTGACATCCCAGATCCTATACTACACACGGCTGCACGCAAAGCCCGAGAGCTGGAGAGCATGGTCACCAACAGGAG GAAGTATAAGAAACTTCTCTCAGATCTTTGGAGCATCTCAGACAGATCATCCCTCATGGAGTGGCTGCAGTCAAGCTCTTGA
- the LOC124057804 gene encoding lymphocyte antigen 6B-like: protein MKLCGVLVLLSTLSVAYGLKCYQCLLVPDANSCTEIVTCPAHLDRCGSLSLSGVITKGCESSLLCKSPIKCCSEDLCNSAIPTGSSVLLLLVSAAITTVFL, encoded by the exons ATGAAGCTTTGTGGAGTCCTCGTCCTGCTGTCCACTCTGTCTGTTG CTTACGGACTGAAATGCTACCAATGTCTGCTCGTCCCGGACGCTAATTCATGCACAGAGATCGTAACTTGTCCTGCCCACCTGGACCGTTGTGGCAGTCTGAGTTTGAGTG GTGTGATCACTAAGGGCTGCGAGTCAAGTCTTTTGTGTAAAAGCCCTATAAAATGTTGTTCAGAGGACTTGTGTAACAGTGCCATACCCACCGGTTCCAGTGTGCTTCTCCTACTGGTATCTGCAGCCATCACCACAGTCTTTCTCTGA
- the LOC124058520 gene encoding lymphocyte antigen 6G-like translates to MQLCTALILFMTLSTACGLRCYTCTAADPESCTDSNSCPVIFNRCFTLRIDGYDMVTKGCQTSIACHGAMACCEGNLCNRAIPTSCSVLLLLVSSAIITFYV, encoded by the exons ATGCAACTTTGTACAGCTCTGATTCTGTTTATGACTCTGTCTACAG CCTGTGGACTGAGATGCTACACGTGCACAGCCGCTGATCCTGAATCCTGCACAGACAGCAATTCTTGTCCCGTCATCTTCAACCGTTGTTTCACTCTCAGAATAGACG GCTATGACATGGTTACCAAGGGTTGCCAAACCAGCATAGCATGTCATGGTGCCATGGCCTGCTGTGAAGGGAACTTGTGCAACAGGGCCATACCAACCAGCTGCagtgtcctcctcctgctggtgTCTTCAGCTATCATCACATTCTATGTCTAA